CAGTTCATAAGCTCTGCCAAGGTCATTCGCCACCCCAGCTACAACTCCCGCAACATGGACAATGACATCATGCTGATCAAGCTCGCCAGCCCTGCCACGCTCAACAGCTACGTGAACACCGTGCGTCTGCCCAGCGGCTGCGCCAGCGCCGGGACCACCTGCCTCATCTCCGGCTGGGGGAACACGCTGAGCAGTGGAAGTGAGTGTGCTCTCGTTCATTCAGGTTTCCTTTGGAAGATGGGAGGAGTTTGTCATAATAGTGTAACAGGTCAGGTTGGCTCAGGATTTAAGGATTTAAACCTGACAAAAGTGTTTATGGTTCAGCACTTTTCTCAgtgcactttttatttatttttaaggttaTTTCTTTTACTGGTCAAAActaaatttacaaataaaatacttttcaatACAAAGTAAAGTCATGAAACATTAGAAGTTGTTTCATCACCAACTTCTCACAGAAAAAGTAATCCCACTGTGAGCTACCGCCCAGAGCTGCTCAGTTAATATGAGGCCCGTGCAGGTAATTGatcaaacaattatttaattaacccAGCTGTAGCTGGAAGTGATTACCAATAAGATTACCTGCActggccaatttttttttttacatttttaggaCCTTTTGTCTCCCATTTCTCTATTCAAGGCAGGGAATGAACCTGTtccctgaccaaaaaaaaaaatattggtacTGGGCTCCCCTGCTACCAAACATGCTTCCAAGAGTGCAGGGTCTACCCACCCTGTCACCATTCTTACAgggttattaaaaaaatgtaaactcttTTAACACTAGAAATCTGCCTAAGAAACATAACTCCACTACATACTGCCCTAGTAGTACAGGAATGATACCTACACTGAAAACCACATAGCCTACCAATAAACTAACTAATTATTCTAATTTGTACGTAAACATGTGTTCATtgtaaccccccacccccaaagtATTAGGCCCTATTTAATCAGTTACAGTATCCAAGGGGAGTTTTCTGTTTCAAAATTGGTCTTGCTTCAAATGCCAGGTTAGGTGattttttttgcattgtaacAAGTCAAAATTGCATTCGAAGCTGGTGACTCTCTAATTTGGTTCAGCATTATGAGGAATTTAAGTAATTATTCAGTCTCACTGTGGGTTGTACATTGTGAAGCTATGAACTCATTCTGATgccctgcctctctgtctgtgtccccAGCTAACTACCCCGACACTATGCGCTGTCTGAACGCTCCCATCCTGAGCAGCACTCAGTGCAGCAACTCCTACCCCGGACAGATCACCAACAACATGTTCTGCGCTGGGTTCCTGGAGGGAGGCAAGGACTCCTGCCAGGTAGAGAAGCCTCCATTCACAATTCATTTTTGGAACTATAcaagtgaacagaagaaaacatTCTATGCTATGGGAACTGAATAGAATACTCAGTAGTGACATAATAGCAGCAGCTAACAAGTAGACAGTATGTAAAGTAAACGTTGTGACTAGTTTCTTCATCACTTACAAGTTTTCTGAGTTTCACCTCAACACTTATTATTAAACTGTAGCATTCACAATTCGCCCTATACCCTTTTATACGCAGTTGCAACTAGGTAACCTTTTGTAGCATTGCTGCTTTTCCATTTGTTCCTTCTAATTGATtcctgtgcttgtgtgtgtgcagggtgactcCGGCGGCCCTGTGGTCTGCAATGGGGAGCTCCAGGGTGTGGTGTCCTGGGGTTATGGCTGTGCTGAGCGCAACCAGCCTGGAGTGTACGCCAAAGTGTGCAACTACAACTCCTGGATCCAGAGCACCATGTCCTCCAACTGAGAGATGAACCCCTGGGCCTCTCTGTTAACGTTAACGTGTAGACAAAATAAAAGATGAACAGTATGAAAATCGAAATGTTCAGCCTTGTCgtattgttatttgtattcattCACTCACATTATTGTTTAAAGTGGTTTTATTCATAACTTTACATTGTACAGAATATaaattacaaaactagaaataaacacacCAGGCATTTAATTTCTCCTAAGTGTGTTATTATCACTACATCTTTGAATGAATCTGATGTAGTTAAACTCGATTATTCAAACCCTCTGCAGCACGTCAGCTAGGATAGAAGGAATGAACAGAACAACAGCATTAAGTTTCAGCACAGGCATGCACACTCTTTGCAGGtttttctttaaatcatttttttccttCACTACTTTGAAAGCCGATCAAGTTAATTAATATATTCCGTTAATTAGCAGTCTGAGTCACTATAACACTGTAAAGTTGTGATAAGTTCATGAAGAACACTATAAAACTGTTTGCATTGTATATTATTGTAATGTAGCATTAGTTAACGAAAGAAAGCCAGCTAAACAAGCAGCTGATTCAATTTAGTACACAAAAACACCAGAAAGTCATTCTTTAGCCTTACAGCATTGCTGAAGTCATTCCCTGCGGTGTTCAATTAGTTATAACATGGTGAAGTGCAGGTGGCCTGGCAATGGCTCCCTATCATCCATGAACCAGTCTCCCTATTTCAGCCCCCAAGGTTTAccttctttctgtctgtctgcgtggTTTGCTCCACTGACTCCTCTCCACCATCTCTACAACTGTGTTCACCTtaaggccgctacacaccagaTGTGACGCGATTTTTCACAGGACGAGAAGATACTTTCGCAACATGACCATGCACACCTGAAGCAACAGGTTTTAAAATTGCCTAGATTTAAAACTGTCTATAAAActgttaaaaattgctattgacacaaCTGGTGCATATATGACCAATtttctgatggtatttcaacatatatggcaataaatcacacataccaggcttatccagcgCCTTCGAAATGGAtgcccatatattatctttcaaatctgtatctttacaATTGAGAtgataaagctctgggtattctTCAATGgccattttggatactgcttcaccctggtgGAAACTCACTCATGTTTGGGAAATAATTAGGTTTATTGTTGGCTGTGCACTACTTTTGATTTTTCAGTAAATTGAATCTGACCTTTTGATGAGTTTTCTCATTTGGTAGCGAGTCCTGTGCTGTTCTCTGCCAGCAACATTAGCAGCATTACCCATATGCTGGCACTCAGATAATTCACTCGCCAGTTCATTAAGGGTCTTCAAACAATTAGATGAATGAACCTGTAGTCATTTATCTTGCTAATTAGCATTGTTCCCTCATGCCAGACGACAGCACTGCTGAAGTTTCGAGCAGCTTACAGACTTGAGATGGGCACAATTCAGCTTTAGCAGTCTGGCAGGCTTATGGGTAACAATACTGTACCATGTACAGTTAATCTAAACAATGAGCTACTACAGCATTCTCCTCAGGTATTCTAGACTGCAGAATCATTTCCAATGTCGTTCAGTAGCCATTACATTTTACTTAGCAGTGAACATTCATGAACCCTCAATCCCTTTGCAGCCACATGTAAGATGTAAAGTTGATGTGTTCTCCTCCATTTAAATATCTATTACCACCTGTACATTCTGCAGCTTGCTTGACATGACTCCTTGTAACTGAGTGAAGTTGGCAGCTGGCACTTCTGGTGGCACATCTTGTAAGAACTGGGTTTTTTATGCAAGTAAGTTGCGTATCATCCCCACAGTGCTCCTGGAGCCAGGGTTTTTATTGGCTAAAAAAAGATAGGCAGGAAAATGTGAACTTATTTAAAAAGTACTAGCTTTTTTAATCTAACAGCAGCTCAGACACAAAGTACTTGGGATACATAGCGGGGAATGGACAGGTGAAGCCAGAGGTGTCaaaggtgagtgaaagcagtagCAGAGGCAACCATACCTACCACAAAAAAAAGTCAGACCTTTCCTTGGGTTAGCTACCATAGATTCACCACCAATTTCTCGCAAAGAATCAGGTAAATTAGACAGATGAATGTTAAGTGGGGTTTAAACACTAAAAAAGGCATTATGTTCTAAACCTGTGTTAATGTGATACAGTACCATTGAGAAGGTGTGCCAGGCAATTAAATGGGCCTTAGAGACTTTAAGGTACTACCTCTTAGGCAGCATTTTCACACTGGTTAATGATCACCATCCTTAGATTAGtaggatgaaaaaaaaatgccCACATAGCTATGGGATgccatgtgtaaaataaaacgttaatattttaacatgtctttttttttcagatttaacttaaatcttgtatttttttccccagatttataaatgttgtgaaaataaataaatattttttttaaatgtgtacattcagatataatttataaatctaatttATCAACATTCACACCCACCCACCACAAGTCTCCATCAATGGACGTGTTGGACAAGTCCCAAAGAGCACAATTAAAGCAATCAGTCAGTGGATCAATGTCATTAATCTTGTGAGCAGATGTAATTCTGTCTCTTGTTCGATGCCTCCGATACTAAAAGTTACACAGATCCAGGTGAGTGGATGGCAGTCTTTATTTGTCCAATCGAAACCTAATTGGAGACAGGCTGTGTTATCTTTACCTGAAGAGATGTATAAAGCATTAGCCATGGCTTCCGtaaatcaatgtttttagagCAAACAGGTCTTGCAATGAATCTGGCTTGTAAATGCTGCTCTGACTTCTGCCCCGTCACAATGAAGGCTTGCTGTCCTGTCATACTACCGTCCAGCAAAAATGTGGGGCAAATCCCTAGCCCTTCCAACCAACATTTCAGGTCAGTTCTTAGAATTGCAATGTGTAGGTCTTCACATATATTTTGATACCAAGctcattttaaataaagcactTCAGAAGTTTAGCTCATAGATTAGTTCTTAATTGAAAAAACAATAGTGAATCTACAAAAGTGTTGATATAATTAACAATTAGTAAGATTCATTTAGGCTTTGTTTTGCCCCAACCTGCCAATTATACATCCCTGTTTTTACTGCACCcccattttcagtgtttttacAAAGGAAAATCCTATTAAAATGTATGAGCAATTGTGAATGAACCACACTGCTTACCCTATTCTACAAAGGAACATGAAAGTCATTTTTTAATACAGCCAGGCTTCACTGAAATTTTATGTTTTGTTCAGAAACACTAAAATGTAAGGTGATGTTTTATTCCCCTTTTCCAAATTCCAATTATATCTGCATCTCAGTTTATCTGTATTTAGTTTCCCCAGTCACAGATTTTCAATTTGCTTTTGAGCATTGTTCTTACACAGCTGAtgtttctttaattaaataataatattaataatacaatctCCAGAGATTTCAACAGGAATTTAATTTCCCTTCTGCAATGACATACTGCGACCTGGAATATTTTCCTCTTAGCTGTGAACGAATAGCATTCTGCATCATCCAGCCAAAGATAGATGACCTCTAGACCCAGTCTATCTGAAACATGcggtatttttttataattacaagTGATGCTCCTAGACAGGATAGCAAACACAATCTGTCCTGTGATTCAGTGCGTTTGAATGTTTAGGAGTAAACAGGATAACAGTAGTTACAGGATTTTAATTAAGCATCAACCGCTGATGCAGCGGTCATTCCAGCGAGATAACTGACTGCAGCAAGGTCAATTATCAATTATCGGAGCatgttaatgctattataaaccaaaaagtatattttgtgtttataatttgtattttttgtttgtatcaGATTCGAATGTGATTTGTACTCGCTTGCATAAGGGAGATTGGAATTTCTGCATACACAACCCTTTTTTCTTGTGTATGTTTCAACCATACAAAAATAGAGATTTATTTTTATGTCAGAAGAAATCtacaaggggctcccgagtggcgtatcaagtaaaggtgctccgcgtggagtgcaggatgcgccctatagcctggagagcgCTGGTTCAAAACCAAGCTATGTCAtttgccgaccatgaccgggagttcccagggggcggcaaaCAATttgccgagcgccgcccgggtaaggagggctcaggtcggcagggttatcctcggttcaccgtgcaccagcaactcctgtggcCGACAGAGCACCTGCAGGTCTCCTGTGGAGccgttcagatctgtgttgtcctcgctatgggtctggtggcttcgctgtggacccgcagtgtgaaaaaagacagcttggcatggcacgtttcggaggacgcgtgtgtctgcCACCGTTTCGCAAATCGGCGTGGGGGTTATCAATACATACTTTAATTacataattggcaattccaaattgagAAAAATTAGGGTCAAAAATccattggcgactactaaataactGCTTCTGTAGTGCTTGCCTGAGCTAGAAACAAGGTGAGTTTGCTGAAAAGTTACTTACATATTTTCTAGCAATACAGTTGGACATGCTAGTGCACCACAGGGTTTTTCAAACATCCTGCCACTGCAAGTGTTGAACACGGCTCATGTTTTTAGTTTTCGGTAATGAAAGGATATTTCACTTCTGTTTTTTgcctttaaattattattttttttaactgactgcaataaaacaaatattattagcTGCAGTGAAGTTCACAGGTCTGTTTACATGTTGggttttagttgttttatttagttgttcAACCAAATTGGTTCTGATCATTTCAAAAAGCCAGCATTACTCAAAAGTGAATCTGCTTGAAATGTTGAAATCattttttgttcagtgttttcaaGAAGAAGCAGTTTGGGTGAGAGGGCTGCAGAGTGATTCTGTCTGGTCAAACTGTGATGTCTCTTATAATAAATATCACATTGGGGGActgctattaaacataaaaaggtttTTGGTAGATATAAAGAAATATGAATGGAAAAATGAAAAGCCACCCACTCTCTGGATATTGTTTAGTGAGCTGAACCAGACATACAAATCGGTAACAGTGATTGGTTGGCTTCTGTTACTCAGCGAAAGGGCTCAAGACAGGCTTGCTTAATACTCAGATCTGGGGCTATTTTGGTATCGCTAGTGAGCCAAGACAGTTGGTCTGGAGTTTCAAATGCCCTTAATGTCCGAGTGTAAGAAAGTTTGGGATGCTGAAAATGAATGTACTGTCTGACAGCTTCATTTCTTTAGCAGCACTCTGACAAGTAAGGACTTGGTAAATCTAGTCCCAATGTCAGCACTGGCACTGACAGAGAGTGGATTGGGTTTGTCCAATATTGGGTAAAGTGACAGCTTCAATATTATCCTAGCTGGGTTTTTTCGGAGTGTCATAaatcagtgtgtgtggtggggggggggggggggggtgattgaATAAGCATTGTTAATGCGTGACAAATTAAGTTTATATTGTACACTTAATATTCTAGGCTGCAATGGAAGCTACGTTGTATTCTCTGTTTAAATTGTGTTCAGGGATCCATGCAGTAAAATGGATTGACAAGCACAGCATCAGTTGAAGGCCGTGGAAATGATAAAGCTGTGCTGGATAATTGAAATATGAAGGACACAACACAGCAGAAAACAAAGTTCGTTTTTGATTTACTAAACATCATGTTGAATACACCACCAGTTTAGAGCTGAAGCCTTGAGGCCTTTCTGAAAAAACTCATGTTTTAGCATATTACGTACTACACTAGGTAAAATAACTCTCTGTTTGCAAGCAAACATCTTGTGTCAATGCCCCCACCCCTTCACttccttctttcctgtcattaaccaatcaatTGCTTCCCCAATTGActaacatgctttcagccagtaacatgcttttttCTGCTGGGGTAAATTGACCAAGGCAGCAACAGACTTTCTGGAAGGAAAGGCAACCAAACTGAGTACTTAGTGttaccagatgtctgttttaaaataaaaaaatgtttgctataacatgtgttttttaaaaaaacattgtaaacatatgtagctaatggaagtgcaaaatgaatAAGATTTAAGAACTATTTTagcagctacaattactttaaaagatATCACCAAATGTAAAGTGAGATGCACTGTTCACATATTTACAGTTCTTACTACATCTGCATCTCAATTTGAAATAATAGACatttatctatatatctatctagtATCCCCAGCAAAAGATTTTCAGACACAAAGCATGCTTGAGTCTGAAAAGCCTTAAGGCCTGTCCAAACTAAGACATTTTCATCTAAATAATGattatcatttacattttcaacAATCCAGGTGTAATACTGGGATATTGCAGGTTGCCCATTGCACGATCCATTCCAGCCAAACCCCCAGAAAGAATAAGGGATGAATGCTCCCTGATCGATCAGCAGtctcctgtgtgaatgtgcaCTCTGTATGTAATGTGGATTTTTACTTATTACTTCAATGTATAATTCACACTGGTTTCAGAGATTGTGGTGGACTCCTCCAAAGctacttttttaattttatttagtatGCCCTTATTTTATCCCTGATTGCCTCCCAATTTGGAAAGTCCAATAATATTTTCCTCTCACcacacagcaattccccacacaactCCCTCCGATCCCACGATGAGCCAGCTtccttttacacccaggaactcaagagcggatgtcagcgagctactgacctttggaggacaaaggccagtcctgcaggtgtccgtccttgagctcactgggcgcctggccagcagggttctcTCTggcatgatgaggagaaacagtccctgccgtgtttgcctccct
The DNA window shown above is from Acipenser ruthenus chromosome 24, fAciRut3.2 maternal haplotype, whole genome shotgun sequence and carries:
- the LOC117429150 gene encoding trypsin-3-like, whose product is MKYLILLALFGAAVAAPLEDDKIVGGYECQRNSVPYLVSLNAGYHFCGGSLISSQWVVSAAHCYKSRVQVRLGEHNIAMNEGTEQFISSAKVIRHPSYNSRNMDNDIMLIKLASPATLNSYVNTVRLPSGCASAGTTCLISGWGNTLSSGTNYPDTMRCLNAPILSSTQCSNSYPGQITNNMFCAGFLEGGKDSCQGDSGGPVVCNGELQGVVSWGYGCAERNQPGVYAKVCNYNSWIQSTMSSN